From a region of the Microterricola gilva genome:
- a CDS encoding BCCT family transporter, whose translation MKRWVFWPAAVIVTLFVSFALLAPAAAEAMFGAIQSSIVNTFSWYYVLIAAFFVVFSLFLGFSRFGDIRLGKDDEEPEFSLMSWFSLLFAAGMGIGLVFYGVSEPLSHYADPRPGVSGTPAQLAQQALTQTYLHWGVHAWSIYVVVGLALAYAIHRRRRPLSMRWALEPLLGRRVRGGWGNAIDTVALVGTLFGVATSLGLGVLQISSGLEAAGLGDPTELTQLLIIGVISVFVLWSVLSGVDRGMKWLSNTNLVLAGLLVVYLLVMGPTTFLLREFVQSIGSYIQNFISLSFNVNAFTGEEGEAWQAQWTSFYWGWWISWAPFVGVFIARVSKGRTVRQFVTGVIIVPTLIGILWFSVLGGTAIAMELTNPGTLVGEDGTVELQGALFAMLAQIPGGQVLTIGVIILIGVFFITSADSGALVMGMLASGGQIHPARWVRVFFVVITALLAASLLLSGGLVALQTAAIIIALPFSIVMLMICWSTVIAFSRERRAYALARRAQLVDDIGDFYGLDADDGGEEPTPVRPALWPWPLRKRPAAEPVTVATTASALPNPEPSTAAIDTLMEAEQQAIDDAAAADVEAAMLDARQGGDAQDDEASPEAADESAQHADREPPL comes from the coding sequence GTGAAACGATGGGTTTTCTGGCCCGCGGCGGTGATCGTGACGCTCTTCGTGAGCTTCGCGTTGCTTGCCCCGGCGGCGGCCGAAGCCATGTTCGGCGCGATCCAGTCCAGCATCGTCAACACCTTCAGCTGGTACTACGTGCTGATCGCCGCGTTCTTCGTGGTGTTCAGCCTCTTCCTCGGGTTCAGCCGTTTCGGCGACATCCGGCTCGGGAAGGACGACGAGGAACCCGAGTTTTCCCTCATGTCGTGGTTCTCGCTGCTCTTCGCCGCCGGAATGGGCATCGGCCTCGTCTTCTACGGTGTGAGCGAACCACTCAGCCACTACGCGGACCCGCGGCCCGGTGTTTCAGGCACCCCGGCACAGCTGGCCCAGCAGGCTCTCACCCAGACCTATCTGCACTGGGGCGTCCACGCCTGGTCGATCTACGTGGTCGTCGGGCTGGCGCTGGCCTACGCGATCCACCGACGCCGACGCCCGCTCTCGATGCGCTGGGCGCTCGAGCCGCTGCTCGGCCGGCGTGTGCGCGGCGGCTGGGGAAACGCGATCGACACCGTCGCCCTCGTCGGCACCCTGTTCGGTGTGGCCACCTCGCTCGGCCTCGGTGTGCTGCAGATCAGTTCGGGGCTGGAGGCCGCAGGGCTCGGTGACCCGACCGAGCTCACTCAGCTTCTGATCATCGGCGTCATCTCCGTGTTCGTGCTGTGGTCGGTGCTCTCCGGCGTGGACAGAGGCATGAAGTGGCTCTCCAACACGAACCTCGTGCTGGCGGGGCTGCTGGTCGTGTACCTGCTGGTGATGGGGCCGACGACGTTCCTGCTGCGCGAGTTCGTGCAGTCGATCGGGTCGTACATCCAGAACTTCATCAGCCTCTCCTTCAACGTGAACGCCTTCACCGGGGAGGAGGGCGAGGCGTGGCAGGCGCAGTGGACCTCGTTCTACTGGGGCTGGTGGATCTCGTGGGCGCCGTTCGTCGGCGTCTTCATCGCCCGCGTCTCGAAGGGCCGCACCGTGCGGCAGTTCGTCACCGGTGTGATCATCGTTCCGACGCTCATCGGCATCCTCTGGTTCAGCGTTCTGGGTGGTACAGCCATCGCCATGGAGCTCACCAACCCGGGCACCCTCGTCGGTGAGGATGGAACCGTCGAGCTGCAGGGCGCGCTCTTTGCCATGCTCGCCCAGATTCCGGGCGGCCAGGTGCTCACCATCGGCGTCATCATCTTGATCGGCGTGTTCTTCATCACCTCGGCCGATTCCGGTGCGCTGGTCATGGGCATGCTCGCATCCGGCGGCCAGATCCACCCCGCGCGGTGGGTGCGGGTCTTCTTCGTTGTGATCACGGCGCTGCTGGCCGCGTCGCTCCTGCTCTCTGGCGGCCTCGTCGCGCTGCAGACGGCGGCGATCATCATCGCCCTGCCGTTCAGCATCGTGATGCTGATGATCTGTTGGTCGACCGTGATCGCCTTCAGCCGGGAGCGGAGAGCCTACGCCCTCGCGCGGCGGGCACAACTCGTCGACGACATCGGCGACTTCTATGGGCTGGATGCCGACGACGGCGGCGAGGAGCCAACGCCGGTTCGGCCGGCACTCTGGCCGTGGCCGCTCCGAAAGCGGCCGGCCGCGGAACCGGTAACGGTCGCCACGACGGCCAGCGCTCTGCCGAACCCCGAACCGTCGACGGCCGCCATCGACACGCTCATGGAGGCCGAGCAGCAGGCCATCGACGATGCAGCCGCGGCTGATGTCGAGGCGGCGATGCTCGATGCGAGGCAGGGCGGCGATGCGCAGGATGACGAGGCTTCACCGGAGGCGGCCGACGAGTCGGCTCAGCACGCCGATCGGGAACCACCGCTCTAG
- a CDS encoding DHA2 family efflux MFS transporter permease subunit, giving the protein MPDTPPAGLPAESPAGAATAPAASPPAVPRRAWSALIVLLLGMFMALLDTTIVNVALPTIRTSLDASEATLSWIISGYALAFGLALIPAGRVGDRIGHKWVFFTGLALFTLASLFCGLATNDLQLVVARVAQGLAGGVFVPAVTALIQLMFPLNARGNAFAIMGATIGVSTAIGPILGGLIIEAFGEVNGWRVVFWVNLPIGVIALIAAAILLPVRGGARVKTATDPIGLLLLSAGLIAILVPLIEGQDLGWPLWTYLTLVAGAVLILLFALWELRLAKRGRSPLVPPHLFSHPAFSGGVILALVYFASFTGIFFTISLLWQAGLGHTALEAGLVSLPFAIGSIIGAAQSDRLSRMLGRTVLVMGTALVSIGLIWVWLVLLLTPATELSSWLLLVPLFIAGVGNGCFIAPNAQFIVATVDRSEAGAASGVISVMQRVGAAIGIAIVGSVLFGTLNITGNTPEAVADAFASSAASALAVSAGLSIVAFLFVFTLPKRAPTP; this is encoded by the coding sequence ATGCCTGACACCCCACCAGCAGGCCTGCCCGCCGAGTCGCCAGCGGGCGCGGCCACCGCACCGGCGGCATCGCCACCCGCGGTTCCCCGGCGTGCGTGGTCCGCACTCATCGTGCTGCTGCTCGGCATGTTCATGGCGCTGCTCGATACCACCATCGTCAACGTCGCGCTGCCGACGATCCGCACCAGCCTCGACGCCTCGGAGGCGACCCTGTCGTGGATCATCTCCGGCTACGCCCTCGCCTTCGGCCTCGCGCTCATCCCGGCCGGCCGCGTCGGTGACCGGATCGGCCACAAGTGGGTGTTCTTCACCGGCCTCGCCCTGTTCACGCTCGCGAGCCTGTTCTGCGGACTCGCAACGAATGACCTCCAGCTCGTCGTCGCCCGCGTGGCGCAGGGCCTCGCCGGCGGTGTCTTCGTGCCGGCCGTCACGGCCCTGATCCAGCTGATGTTCCCGCTGAACGCCCGTGGCAACGCGTTCGCGATCATGGGGGCGACGATCGGGGTCTCCACCGCGATCGGTCCCATCCTCGGTGGCCTCATCATCGAGGCGTTCGGCGAGGTCAACGGCTGGCGCGTCGTGTTCTGGGTGAACCTGCCGATCGGCGTCATCGCGCTGATCGCCGCAGCCATCCTGCTGCCGGTCCGCGGCGGGGCACGAGTCAAGACGGCCACCGATCCGATCGGGCTGCTGCTGCTCTCGGCCGGGCTCATCGCCATCCTCGTCCCACTGATCGAGGGCCAGGACCTCGGCTGGCCACTGTGGACCTACCTCACGCTCGTGGCCGGGGCCGTGCTCATCCTGCTCTTCGCACTCTGGGAGCTGCGCCTGGCCAAGCGCGGGCGCTCACCGCTGGTGCCACCGCACCTGTTCTCCCACCCGGCGTTCAGCGGTGGCGTGATCCTCGCGCTGGTCTACTTCGCGTCGTTCACCGGCATCTTCTTCACGATCTCGCTGCTCTGGCAGGCCGGCCTCGGCCACACCGCCCTCGAAGCGGGCCTCGTCTCGCTGCCATTCGCGATCGGCAGCATCATCGGCGCGGCGCAGAGCGACCGCCTGTCGCGGATGCTGGGCCGCACCGTTCTGGTGATGGGCACCGCGCTCGTGAGCATCGGTCTCATCTGGGTGTGGCTGGTGCTGCTGCTGACGCCGGCCACCGAGCTGAGCAGTTGGCTGCTGCTGGTGCCCCTGTTCATCGCCGGCGTCGGCAACGGCTGCTTCATCGCCCCGAACGCGCAGTTCATCGTCGCCACCGTCGATCGTTCGGAGGCCGGGGCGGCGAGCGGCGTGATCAGCGTCATGCAGCGCGTCGGCGCGGCCATCGGCATCGCCATCGTCGGCAGCGTGTTGTTCGGAACGCTGAACATCACCGGAAACACGCCGGAGGCGGTCGCAGACGCATTTGCGAGCAGCGCGGCATCCGCCCTCGCGGTGAGCGCCGGGCTCAGCATCGTCGCCTTCCTCTTCGTCTTCACCCTGCCGAAGCGGGCGCCGACGCCCTAG
- a CDS encoding DUF6458 family protein produces the protein MSIGLGIFLIAIGAILTFALNVTLDWIDLDLVGYILMAAGAVVTIIGIALLMRRRRSVSTTQTLSDPVRGEQTTRREDEISPEL, from the coding sequence ATGAGTATCGGACTCGGCATCTTCCTGATCGCGATCGGCGCCATTCTCACCTTCGCACTGAACGTGACGCTTGACTGGATCGACCTCGATCTCGTCGGCTACATCCTGATGGCTGCCGGTGCGGTGGTGACGATCATCGGCATCGCGCTGCTCATGCGTCGGCGCCGCAGCGTCTCGACGACACAAACGCTCTCGGACCCGGTGCGCGGCGAGCAGACGACCAGAAGGGAAGACGAGATTTCCCCCGAGCTGTGA
- a CDS encoding thermonuclease family protein, which produces MPSPSSRTPASRQRRMNPWLRLFIPLALVLLATAAIWAPKLGWFDALGSTDSGAGSGIESGAASEQGLEAGPAAAAPPRPDSAVAVTVDYVHDGDTLFVYPEQPTAVLGSTEKTKVRLLGIDTPEVGENAECFGAEATEALRALLPEGSTAWALTDVNPTDKYGRSLLLMWTDDGRFVNNELLLGGAATVLQIDPNRAHTALFQQSEAAAAESGAGLWGAC; this is translated from the coding sequence GTGCCCTCCCCCTCCTCCCGAACTCCCGCGTCACGCCAGCGCCGCATGAACCCGTGGCTGCGCCTGTTCATCCCGCTCGCGCTCGTGCTCCTGGCCACCGCCGCCATCTGGGCGCCGAAGCTGGGCTGGTTCGATGCTCTCGGCAGCACGGACAGCGGCGCCGGCAGCGGTATCGAGAGCGGAGCGGCGAGCGAGCAGGGTCTCGAGGCAGGGCCCGCGGCGGCCGCGCCGCCCCGCCCGGATTCGGCCGTCGCCGTCACAGTCGACTACGTCCACGACGGCGACACCCTCTTCGTCTACCCGGAGCAGCCGACCGCAGTGCTCGGCAGCACCGAGAAGACCAAGGTGCGCCTGCTCGGCATCGACACCCCAGAGGTGGGCGAGAACGCCGAGTGCTTCGGTGCGGAGGCGACGGAGGCGCTCCGCGCGCTGCTGCCGGAGGGCAGCACGGCGTGGGCGCTCACCGACGTGAATCCCACCGACAAGTACGGCCGCAGCCTGTTGCTGATGTGGACGGATGACGGCCGCTTCGTCAACAACGAGCTGCTGCTGGGCGGCGCGGCCACCGTGCTGCAGATCGACCCGAACCGGGCGCACACAGCGCTGTTCCAGCAGTCAGAGGCCGCCGCCGCGGAATCCGGCGCCGGCCTCTGGGGTGCGTGCTGA
- a CDS encoding glutamine amidotransferase: MTTSTPFLFLSARPEEDAVTPEYEAMLAATGLGPTELLHHRLDVDALPPLPLDGFAGVIVGGSPYNITQLSERKSPTQLRVEHDLAKLADWAVSTDFPVLFTCYGIGMLTQCQGGVVGTEFGEEAGPVTVTLTADGLADPLLAGLEPSFTALVGHKEATSVLPASATLLATSEACPVQIYRVGANVYATQFHPEVLPLDFIARAHVYKEHGYFPAHELDEVAARLAASVVTEPPKIMTRFVERFTRRHAA, from the coding sequence ATGACCACGAGCACTCCGTTCCTCTTCCTCTCGGCGCGCCCGGAGGAAGACGCGGTGACCCCGGAGTACGAGGCGATGCTCGCCGCGACCGGCCTCGGTCCCACCGAGTTGCTGCACCACCGGCTGGATGTCGACGCGCTGCCCCCGTTGCCGCTCGACGGATTCGCCGGGGTGATCGTCGGCGGCAGCCCTTACAACATCACCCAGCTCTCCGAGCGGAAGTCGCCGACGCAGCTGCGCGTCGAGCACGACCTCGCGAAGCTCGCCGACTGGGCGGTCTCCACTGACTTCCCCGTGCTCTTCACCTGCTACGGCATCGGCATGCTCACCCAGTGCCAGGGCGGCGTCGTCGGCACCGAGTTCGGTGAGGAGGCCGGGCCCGTCACCGTGACACTCACCGCCGACGGCCTGGCCGACCCGCTGCTCGCCGGCCTCGAGCCGAGCTTCACTGCGCTCGTCGGCCACAAGGAGGCGACGAGCGTGCTGCCCGCGTCGGCCACGCTCCTCGCCACGAGCGAGGCCTGCCCGGTGCAGATCTACCGCGTCGGGGCGAATGTCTACGCCACGCAGTTCCACCCCGAGGTGCTGCCGCTGGACTTCATCGCGCGCGCACACGTCTACAAGGAGCACGGCTACTTCCCCGCGCACGAGCTCGACGAGGTCGCGGCCAGGCTCGCGGCATCCGTCGTCACCGAACCGCCGAAGATCATGACCCGCTTCGTGGAGCGCTTCACACGGCGTCACGCGGCGTAG
- a CDS encoding LysR substrate-binding domain-containing protein, producing the protein MTLKLGFVEGVTPTKWIRIWKERFADVAIEAFSLPQSAQLDPLSAEPGAAGHADLVLVRLPLNAPDALELSVIPLYSEVAVVVVPKDHAIAKLDELTLAELAELAGESTTGYAPGDPDLGIAMELVAAGVGPIIVPHSIARLHSRKDLTAKPVTDAAETRIAIAWPVDATTEQVEEFVGIVRGRTAQSSRGIAPETDANGKVLSRAAKAKAAARAVREASGKQKKPGQAKKKVAGNGHRPNPNPGRPHSNKGKKGKRR; encoded by the coding sequence GTGACACTCAAGCTCGGCTTCGTTGAAGGGGTCACCCCCACCAAGTGGATCCGCATCTGGAAAGAGCGATTCGCGGATGTCGCGATCGAGGCGTTCTCGCTGCCGCAGAGCGCGCAGCTCGATCCGCTCAGCGCGGAACCGGGCGCAGCTGGCCACGCCGATCTCGTGCTCGTGCGCCTGCCGCTGAACGCCCCTGACGCGCTCGAGCTGAGCGTCATCCCTCTCTACTCCGAGGTGGCCGTCGTCGTCGTGCCCAAGGACCACGCCATCGCCAAGCTCGACGAGCTCACCCTGGCTGAGCTGGCCGAGCTCGCCGGCGAGAGCACGACGGGCTACGCGCCGGGCGACCCGGATCTCGGCATCGCGATGGAGCTCGTCGCAGCCGGCGTCGGCCCGATCATCGTGCCGCACAGCATCGCCAGGCTGCACAGCCGCAAGGACCTGACCGCCAAGCCGGTGACGGATGCCGCAGAGACCCGCATCGCGATCGCCTGGCCGGTCGATGCGACGACCGAGCAGGTCGAGGAGTTCGTCGGCATCGTGCGCGGCCGCACCGCGCAGAGCTCGCGCGGGATCGCGCCGGAGACCGACGCCAACGGCAAGGTTCTCAGCCGGGCCGCCAAGGCCAAGGCCGCCGCCCGTGCGGTGCGCGAGGCATCGGGCAAGCAGAAGAAGCCCGGCCAGGCCAAGAAGAAGGTCGCCGGAAACGGCCACCGCCCGAACCCCAACCCCGGCCGGCCGCACTCCAACAAGGGCAAGAAGGGCAAACGCCGCTGA
- a CDS encoding DUF5997 family protein produces MSTEESNPVAPAADNAEAPVYVEDKRQQPKPKKQQIMKPETAAKKLGILLSAAPAEFTSEPITRDGLEAIIAEPPVWLVELRANGPHPRPVVAAKLGVSISGLIRADVTEPLTTAEIKHLLETKPQWLVVERATQHEVREEQIRVKNAKAGKEALKKTK; encoded by the coding sequence GTGAGTACCGAAGAGAGCAATCCAGTCGCGCCAGCCGCCGACAACGCCGAGGCACCCGTTTACGTCGAAGACAAGCGTCAGCAGCCCAAGCCCAAGAAGCAGCAAATCATGAAGCCGGAGACGGCGGCCAAGAAGCTCGGCATTCTGCTGAGCGCCGCCCCCGCAGAGTTCACCAGCGAGCCGATCACCCGTGACGGCCTCGAAGCGATCATCGCCGAGCCGCCCGTCTGGCTCGTCGAGCTGCGTGCCAACGGCCCGCACCCGCGCCCCGTCGTCGCCGCCAAGCTCGGCGTCTCGATCTCCGGCCTGATCCGTGCCGACGTCACCGAGCCGCTGACCACCGCCGAGATCAAGCACCTGCTCGAGACCAAGCCGCAGTGGCTCGTCGTCGAGCGCGCGACCCAGCACGAGGTGCGCGAGGAGCAGATCCGCGTGAAGAACGCGAAGGCCGGCAAGGAAGCGCTCAAGAAGACGAAGTAA
- a CDS encoding CoA-acylating methylmalonate-semialdehyde dehydrogenase, whose product MSEKQLPTIPHWIDGTRHESTSGRTAPVYDPALGVVTANVGLADQGEIEKAIASAAAAFPAWSATSMAKRQSIVFAFRELLSARKHELAAIITSEHGKALSDAAGEVQRGLEVVELATGFPHLVKGDFSENVSTGVDVYSTKQALGVVGVISPFNFPAMVPLWFFPIAIAVGNTVVLKPSEKDPSAALWLAELWKEAGLPDGVFTVLNGDKEAVDGLLTHPEVKAISFVGSTPIAQYIYETAAKHGKRVQALGGAKNHMLVLPDADLDLVADQAINAGFGSAGERCMAISVVLAVEPVADVLIEKITERIATLRIGDGRRDLDMGPLVTEAHRDKVASYIDIAAADGATVVVDGRGIEVDGDPNGFWLGPTLLDAVPTSSRVYTEEIFGPVLSIVRVASYTEGLELINSGQFGNGTAIFTNDGGAARRFQNEVEVGMIGINVPIPVPVAYHSFGGWKDSLFGDSKAYGVAGFDFYTRQKAITSRWLDPATHGGINLGFPENE is encoded by the coding sequence ATGAGCGAGAAGCAACTGCCAACCATCCCGCACTGGATCGACGGCACCCGTCACGAATCCACGAGCGGTCGCACCGCGCCGGTCTACGACCCAGCTCTCGGTGTCGTGACCGCGAACGTCGGCCTCGCCGACCAGGGCGAGATCGAGAAGGCCATCGCCTCCGCGGCCGCCGCCTTCCCCGCGTGGAGCGCGACCTCGATGGCCAAGCGCCAGTCGATCGTCTTCGCCTTCCGCGAGCTGCTGAGCGCCCGCAAGCACGAGCTGGCCGCGATCATCACCAGCGAGCACGGCAAGGCCCTCTCGGATGCCGCGGGCGAGGTGCAGCGCGGCCTCGAGGTCGTCGAGCTCGCCACCGGTTTCCCGCACCTGGTCAAGGGTGACTTCTCCGAGAACGTCTCCACCGGTGTCGACGTGTACTCGACCAAGCAGGCGCTCGGCGTCGTCGGGGTCATCAGCCCGTTCAACTTCCCTGCCATGGTGCCGCTCTGGTTCTTCCCGATCGCGATCGCGGTCGGCAACACCGTCGTGCTGAAGCCGTCGGAGAAGGACCCGTCCGCCGCGCTCTGGCTGGCGGAGCTATGGAAGGAGGCCGGTCTGCCCGACGGCGTCTTCACCGTGCTCAACGGCGACAAGGAGGCCGTCGACGGCCTGCTCACCCACCCGGAGGTCAAGGCGATCTCCTTCGTCGGCTCCACCCCGATCGCGCAGTACATCTACGAGACGGCCGCCAAGCACGGCAAGCGCGTGCAGGCTCTCGGCGGCGCGAAGAACCACATGCTGGTGCTTCCGGATGCCGACCTCGACCTCGTGGCGGACCAGGCCATCAACGCGGGCTTCGGCTCGGCCGGTGAGCGCTGCATGGCCATCTCCGTCGTCCTCGCCGTCGAGCCCGTTGCCGACGTGCTGATCGAGAAGATCACCGAGCGCATCGCGACGCTGCGCATCGGCGACGGCCGCCGTGACCTCGACATGGGCCCGCTCGTGACCGAGGCGCACCGCGACAAGGTCGCCTCCTACATCGACATCGCGGCCGCGGATGGCGCGACCGTCGTCGTCGACGGGCGTGGCATCGAGGTCGACGGCGACCCGAACGGCTTCTGGCTCGGCCCGACCCTGCTCGACGCCGTTCCGACGAGCAGTCGGGTCTACACGGAGGAGATCTTCGGACCGGTGCTCTCCATCGTGCGCGTGGCGAGCTACACCGAGGGCCTCGAGCTCATCAACTCCGGCCAGTTCGGCAACGGAACGGCCATCTTCACCAACGACGGCGGCGCCGCCCGCCGCTTCCAGAACGAGGTCGAGGTCGGCATGATCGGCATCAACGTGCCGATCCCGGTTCCCGTCGCGTACCACTCCTTCGGTGGCTGGAAGGACTCGCTGTTCGGTGACTCGAAGGCCTACGGCGTCGCCGGCTTCGACTTCTACACCCGTCAGAAGGCGATCACGAGCCGCTGGCTCGACCCGGCCACCCACGGCGGCATCAACCTCGGCTTCCCCGAGAACGAGTAG
- a CDS encoding PucR family transcriptional regulator → MPPSIRAILQNPAFNVRVVNVRDGAPAGAPDGALDEPLSWVHSSDLADPTEFLEPGQLLLTDGAQFPQRARAQEYYDAYVERLAALGIRGLGFATAVIHPQIPPRLISACERAGMPLLEVSNRTPFIAIIRFISAELSREQLARVEWSLNAQRAISRAALRPDGLRSILAELEKQLGCWVLLFDAAGNRVPFPTRHPIPGDLVDSVADAATQALKKGTRSASRQSGPQEFTLQTLGGGKRLRGALALGTSEAMDPAGADLLGSVIGLASLALEQNRALDNARRHLRAGLLEQLLAGDRTVADRTAEKVWGRLPEEPITVSVVRDAQHGDHLLEALELESDEHRGGVFYAQRNDHIVAIAGEKHGGDLRELFAAHRATVGSSTPMRYAELGRGVTEAERALARAVETGADDVGFTELLGDGMLGLLSTDRAAAVARGVLLPVAGHDAREGTALVPTLRAWIANNCAWEPTAQRLGIHRHTLRNRIDLAGTLLGLDLDLLQDRLELWAAVQFTE, encoded by the coding sequence ATGCCACCATCCATCCGGGCGATCCTGCAGAACCCGGCGTTCAACGTGCGCGTCGTCAACGTTCGGGACGGCGCCCCGGCCGGTGCACCGGATGGCGCGCTCGACGAGCCGCTCAGCTGGGTGCACAGCTCCGACCTGGCCGACCCGACCGAGTTCCTCGAGCCTGGGCAGCTGCTGCTCACCGACGGTGCCCAGTTCCCGCAGCGTGCCAGGGCGCAGGAGTATTACGACGCCTACGTCGAGCGGCTCGCCGCCCTCGGCATCCGGGGCCTCGGCTTCGCCACGGCCGTGATCCACCCGCAGATCCCGCCCCGCCTCATCAGCGCCTGCGAGCGCGCGGGGATGCCGCTGCTCGAGGTCTCGAACCGCACGCCGTTCATCGCCATCATCCGCTTCATCTCCGCCGAACTCTCGCGCGAGCAGCTGGCGCGCGTTGAGTGGTCGCTCAACGCCCAGCGGGCCATCTCCCGCGCCGCGCTGCGCCCCGACGGCCTGCGCTCGATCCTCGCCGAGCTCGAGAAGCAGCTCGGTTGCTGGGTGCTGCTCTTCGATGCGGCCGGCAATCGGGTGCCGTTCCCGACCCGGCACCCCATCCCAGGTGACCTCGTCGACTCCGTGGCGGATGCCGCCACGCAGGCGCTGAAGAAGGGCACCCGCTCCGCCTCCCGCCAGAGCGGGCCGCAGGAGTTCACGCTGCAGACGCTCGGCGGCGGCAAGCGCCTCCGCGGCGCCCTGGCCCTCGGGACCTCTGAGGCGATGGACCCGGCCGGCGCCGATCTTCTCGGCAGCGTGATCGGCCTCGCCAGCCTCGCCCTGGAGCAGAACCGCGCGCTCGACAACGCGCGGCGCCACCTCCGGGCCGGCCTGCTCGAGCAGCTCCTCGCCGGCGACCGCACCGTCGCCGATCGCACAGCGGAGAAGGTGTGGGGCCGACTGCCGGAGGAGCCGATCACGGTCTCTGTTGTGCGCGACGCACAGCACGGCGACCACCTGCTCGAGGCGTTGGAGCTCGAATCCGACGAGCACCGCGGCGGGGTCTTCTACGCACAGCGCAACGATCACATCGTCGCGATCGCCGGAGAGAAGCACGGCGGCGACCTGCGCGAGCTCTTCGCCGCGCACCGGGCGACCGTCGGCAGCTCCACCCCCATGCGCTACGCCGAGCTGGGCCGCGGGGTCACCGAGGCCGAGCGCGCACTGGCGCGCGCGGTGGAGACGGGGGCGGATGACGTCGGCTTCACCGAGTTGCTCGGCGACGGCATGCTGGGCCTCCTCAGCACCGACAGAGCCGCTGCGGTCGCCCGCGGCGTGCTGCTTCCGGTCGCCGGCCACGACGCGAGGGAGGGGACCGCGCTGGTGCCGACCCTGCGCGCCTGGATCGCCAACAACTGCGCGTGGGAGCCGACGGCGCAGCGGCTCGGCATCCACCGGCACACGCTGCGCAACCGGATCGACCTCGCTGGAACGCTGCTCGGGCTCGACCTCGACCTGTTGCAGGACCGCCTGGAGCTCTGGGCAGCGGTGCAGTTCACCGAGTAG
- a CDS encoding aspartate aminotransferase family protein produces the protein MTTLDSPRETSNADAVARDRANVFHSWSAQAALKPLAFAGGSGTTIWDYEGNEYLDFSSQLVNVNIGHQHPAVIAGIQNQLAQLATLAPAHASDVRGTAAEKILAHAPANMSKVFFTNGGADANENAIRMARLHTGRDKVISRYRSYHGNTGAAIVATGDWRRIPNEYARGHLHVFGPYLYRSNFWATTPEQESERALEYLRRTIVAEGAESIAAILLETIPGTAGVLVPPPGYLAGVRALCDEFGILLILDEVMSGFGRTGDWFALDAFDVVPDLITFAKGVNSGYVPVGGVIISEEIAATFDERVFPGGLTYSGHPLAAASIVASITAFEEEQIVENAAMIGRDHLGPGLLALAERHAVIGEVRGRGVFWAVELVADRESRTPVDAAFMGAVKAQLLQRGLLPFIADNRIHVVPPATVSAEEVASALAIIDEALGAVTGARAAA, from the coding sequence ATGACGACCCTCGACAGCCCCCGCGAGACGAGCAACGCCGACGCCGTCGCGCGTGATCGCGCCAACGTCTTCCACTCCTGGTCGGCGCAGGCCGCCCTCAAGCCGCTCGCCTTCGCCGGCGGCTCTGGGACGACGATCTGGGACTACGAGGGCAACGAGTACCTCGACTTCTCGAGCCAGCTCGTCAACGTCAACATCGGGCACCAGCACCCGGCGGTCATCGCCGGCATCCAGAACCAGCTCGCCCAGCTCGCCACCCTCGCCCCGGCCCACGCCAGCGATGTGCGCGGCACGGCGGCGGAGAAGATCCTCGCGCACGCCCCGGCCAACATGAGCAAGGTGTTCTTCACCAACGGCGGTGCGGATGCCAACGAGAACGCCATCCGCATGGCACGCCTGCACACCGGGCGCGACAAGGTGATCTCGCGGTACCGCTCGTACCACGGCAACACCGGTGCGGCCATCGTCGCGACCGGGGACTGGCGCCGCATCCCCAACGAGTACGCCCGCGGGCACCTCCACGTCTTCGGCCCGTACCTCTACCGCAGCAACTTCTGGGCGACGACGCCGGAGCAGGAGAGCGAGCGCGCCCTCGAGTACCTGCGCCGAACGATCGTGGCCGAGGGTGCCGAGAGCATCGCCGCCATCCTGCTCGAGACGATCCCGGGCACGGCCGGCGTACTCGTTCCGCCGCCCGGCTACCTCGCCGGGGTGCGCGCGCTCTGCGACGAGTTCGGTATCCTGCTCATCCTGGACGAGGTCATGTCCGGCTTCGGCCGCACGGGCGACTGGTTCGCCCTGGACGCCTTCGACGTCGTGCCCGACCTCATCACCTTCGCCAAGGGCGTCAACTCCGGCTACGTTCCGGTCGGCGGCGTCATCATCTCCGAGGAGATCGCCGCGACCTTCGACGAGCGCGTATTCCCCGGCGGCCTGACCTACTCCGGCCACCCGCTCGCCGCCGCATCGATCGTGGCCTCGATCACCGCATTCGAGGAGGAACAGATCGTCGAGAACGCCGCCATGATCGGCCGGGACCACCTCGGCCCCGGCCTGCTCGCGCTCGCCGAGCGTCACGCCGTCATCGGCGAGGTGCGCGGCCGTGGCGTGTTCTGGGCGGTCGAGCTCGTTGCAGACCGCGAGAGCCGGACGCCGGTGGATGCCGCCTTCATGGGCGCCGTCAAGGCACAGCTGCTGCAGCGCGGCCTGCTGCCGTTCATCGCAGACAACCGCATCCACGTCGTGCCGCCGGCCACCGTGTCGGCCGAGGAGGTCGCCAGCGCCCTCGCGATCATCGACGAGGCGCTCGGCGCGGTCACCGGAGCCCGCGCGGCGGCCTAG